DNA from Flavobacterium aestivum:
AGTGTTCTGAGTCAATCTATTGTGAGATAGAACACATTAAAAGTCTTTGTGAGGAACGAAGCAATCACACTAGACTGAGTAAGCTAAGGAATCATCATGATGGGTATGCGATATGAGATTGCTTCCCTCGCAATGACATGCGCATTTTGGATTGATTCTGCTAAAGTCTAGCCCTGATCGCAGTAGAAAGCCTTCCGAAGGAGATTTGTATTTTTTCTGGGCAAAAAAGAGCGACCAGCGCAAGCTCCTTTTTTGTTTTAGAAAAAAACAAAGCTGCGAGTAAGCTTGTAACGTAGAGCGGGAAAATGCTCCAAAAAAAAATGACACCCTTTCGGATGTCATTTTGATATATAGATTTTTCTAAAAAATTATTGGGCAGATAGCCCTGCATTTTTTAGGTACGGCTCTGTGCGCATGTCATGACCGATGAATTCTTTGAAAGCATTATTTAAATCTACACTGTTCCCTACAGATAAAATGTATTTTTTGAAACGCTCGCAGTTTGCTCTAGTCATACCACCATTAGCTTCCATCCAATCGAATGCATTGTAGTCTAATGTTTTTGACCAAGTGTAAGCATAATATCCAGCACAGTAATCACCTCCCCAAATGTGGGCAAAATATGGTGAGTGGTAACGAGTAGGAACTTCATTTACCAATAATCCGTATTTCTCTAAAGCTTCTTTTTCGAATACCAAGGTTGGTTTAAAATCAGATTCTTTTTCAACACTGTGCCAAGCCATATCTAGTGTTGCAGCAGCTAGAATTTCGGTTACATCATATCCTTTATTGAAGGTTTCGGCTTTCTTGATTTTTTCGATTAACTCTTGTGGTATTGGTTGTTTGGTTTGGTAATGAATAGCATAATTCTTTAAGATTACTGGATCTAATGCCGCATGCTCATTGATTTGAGATGGGAACTCTACATAATCTCTCGGTACTGAGGTTCCTGATAACGACACATATTCCTGGTTAGCGAACAATCCGTGTAATGTATGACCAAATTCATGAAACATGGTAATTACATCATCAAAACTGATTAAAGAAGGGTTTCCAGCTACTGGTTTAGAAAAATTGTAAACGTTTACGATTACTGGTTTTTGTTTTAGGTAATGCGATTGGCTTACCAAATTATTCATCCAAGCTCCTCCGTTTTTATTATCACGAGTGTAAAAATCTAAATAGTAGATAGCGATTGAAGTGCCTTTGTCGTCAAAAACTTCATAAACTTTTACGTCAGAGTTATATACAGGCAAATCTTTTCGCTCTTTGAAGCTGATACCATACATTTGTTTGGCCGCATAGAACACTCCTTTTTCTAACACGCTATTTAATTCAAAATACGGTTTAGTTTGACTTTCATCTAAGTCGTATTTTGCTTTACGTACTTGCTCAGCATAAAAATTCCAATCCCAAGGTTCAAGTTTAAATCCACCATTTTGAGCATCAATTAAATCTTGAATTTCTTTGGCTTCTACTTTAGCTTTGGCTACAGCTGGAGCGGCAATTTTGGCTAACAATTCCATGGCAGCTGCTGGTGTTTGTGCCATTTGATCTTGCAATTTCCACTCTGCAAAACTTTTCTTGCCCATCAAATTAGCTTTTTGCAAACGCAATTTTGCTGTTTTTTCTAAAATTTCTCGGGTATCACCTTCGTCATTTTTTTCAGCTCTAAACCAAGAAGATTTATAGATTTTTTCTCTTGTAGCTCTGTTTTTTAAGCTTGGTAACAAAGGTTGTTGGGTAGTATTCAACAATCCTATTAGGTATTTATTTTCGTAACCCGCTTCTTTAGCTTTTAGTTTTGCAGCTTCAATTTCGGCAGCGCTCAAACCGTCTAAGTCGGCAGCATTATCAAATAAAACCGCACCATTTTTTCTGGCTAATAATAGTTTATTGTTAAAAAGAGTATTTAGACTGGCTAACTCTTCATTGATTTGCTTCATTTTAACTTTATCTGCTTCCGATAAATTAGCACCTGCTAATTCAAATTGTTGCAAATAGAATTGTGTCAGCTTTTTGTCTTCTCCTTTTAATTTATTCAAATCGATTGCTTTGAATCGATTGTACAGCTTGCTGTTTAAATAAATTTTGTCATTGTGTCCAGAAAATATCGGAGCATATTCTGCTTCTATAGCTTGTAGGGTTGGATTAGTGTTTGAACCTGTTAGGTTATAAAAAATACCAGTCGCTCTTTTTAAATCTTCTCCGGAAATTTCTAATGCCAAAACAGTATTCTGAAAGGTAGGTTTTGCAGGATTATTGGCAATTGCATCAATTTCCTGATTTTGAATTTTTAAACCATACTCAAAAGCCGGTTTAAAGTTTTCGTCTTTTATTAAACTAAAATTTGGTACTTGATACTGTAAAGTACTTTTTTGCAATAACGGATTTGTCATTTTTACAGAACTGTTTTGTGCATGTATTGTTTCTGGTTGCAAAGCAGCAACTAAAATCAATGAACCTGCAATGAATATTTTTGAGAAAACTTGCATAATTAATTAAT
Protein-coding regions in this window:
- a CDS encoding M3 family metallopeptidase gives rise to the protein MQVFSKIFIAGSLILVAALQPETIHAQNSSVKMTNPLLQKSTLQYQVPNFSLIKDENFKPAFEYGLKIQNQEIDAIANNPAKPTFQNTVLALEISGEDLKRATGIFYNLTGSNTNPTLQAIEAEYAPIFSGHNDKIYLNSKLYNRFKAIDLNKLKGEDKKLTQFYLQQFELAGANLSEADKVKMKQINEELASLNTLFNNKLLLARKNGAVLFDNAADLDGLSAAEIEAAKLKAKEAGYENKYLIGLLNTTQQPLLPSLKNRATREKIYKSSWFRAEKNDEGDTREILEKTAKLRLQKANLMGKKSFAEWKLQDQMAQTPAAAMELLAKIAAPAVAKAKVEAKEIQDLIDAQNGGFKLEPWDWNFYAEQVRKAKYDLDESQTKPYFELNSVLEKGVFYAAKQMYGISFKERKDLPVYNSDVKVYEVFDDKGTSIAIYYLDFYTRDNKNGGAWMNNLVSQSHYLKQKPVIVNVYNFSKPVAGNPSLISFDDVITMFHEFGHTLHGLFANQEYVSLSGTSVPRDYVEFPSQINEHAALDPVILKNYAIHYQTKQPIPQELIEKIKKAETFNKGYDVTEILAAATLDMAWHSVEKESDFKPTLVFEKEALEKYGLLVNEVPTRYHSPYFAHIWGGDYCAGYYAYTWSKTLDYNAFDWMEANGGMTRANCERFKKYILSVGNSVDLNNAFKEFIGHDMRTEPYLKNAGLSAQ